One window of Cervus elaphus chromosome 2, mCerEla1.1, whole genome shotgun sequence genomic DNA carries:
- the STT3A gene encoding dolichyl-diphosphooligosaccharide--protein glycosyltransferase subunit STT3A: MTKLGFLRLSYEKQDTLLKLLILSMAAVLSFSTRLFAVLRFESVIHEFDPYFNYRTTRFLAEEGFYKFHNWFDDRAWYPLGRIIGGTIYPGLMITSAAIYHVLHFFHITIDIRNVCVFLAPLFSSFTTIVTYHLTKELKDAGAGLLAAAMIAVVPGYISRSVAGSYDNEGIAIFCMLLTYYMWIKAVKTGSIYWAAKCALAYFYMVSSWGGYVFLINLIPLHVLVLMLTGRFSHRIYVAYCTVYCLGTILSMQISFVGFQPVLSSEHMAAFGVFGLCQIHAFVDYLRSKLNPQQFEVLFRSVISLVGFVLLTIGALLMLTGKISPWTGRFYSLLDPSYAKNNIPIIASVSEHQPTTWSSYYFDLQLLVFMFPVGLYYCFSNLSDARIFIIMYGVTSMYFSAVMVRLMLVLAPVMCILSGIGVSQVLSTYMKNLDISRPDKKSKKQQDSTYPIKNEVASGMILVMAFFLITYTFHSTWVTSEAYSSPSIVLSARGGDGSRIIFDDFREAYYWLRHNTPEDAKVMSWWDYGYQITAMANRTILVDNNTWNNTHISRVGQAMASTEEKAYEIMRELDVSYVLVIFGGLTGYSSDDINKFLWMVRIGGSTDTGKHIKEHDYYTPTGEFRVDREGSPVLLNCLMYKMCYYRFGQVYTEAKRPLGYDRVRNAEIGNKDFELDVLEEAYTTEHWLVRIYKVKDLDNRGLSRT; this comes from the exons ATGACCAAGCTGGGATTTTTGCGGTTGTCCTATGAGAAGCAGGACACACTTCTGAAGCTTCTCATTCTGTCGATGGCTGCTGTGTTAT CGTTCTCCACTCGTCTCTTTGCTGTCTTGAGATTTGAAAGTGTCATCCATGAATTTGACCC GTACTTTAATTATCGCACCACCCGGTTCCTGGCTGAGGAGggattttataaattccataaCTGGTTTGATGACCGGGCCTGGTACCCTTTGGGACGAATCATTGGAGGAACAATTTACCCAG GCTTAATGATCACCTCTGCTGCAATCTACCATGTCCTCCATTTTTTCCACATCACCATAGACATTCGGAATGTCTGTGTGTTCCTGgcccctctcttctcttccttcaccACCATCGTCACGTACCACCTTACCAAAGAGCTCAAG GATGCAGGAGCCGGCCTTCTTGCTGCTGCCATGATTGCCGTGGTTCCTGGCTATATCTCCCGGTCTGTGGCTGGCTCCTATGATAATGAAG GGATTGCCATCTTTTGCATGCTGCTCACCTACTACATGTGGATCAAAGCAGTCAAGACTGGTTCCATCTACTGGGCAGCGAAGTGTGCCCTTGCTTACTTCTACATG GTCTCTTCCTGGGGAGGTTACGTGTTCTTGATCAACTTGATCCCTCTTCATGTGCTAGTGCTGATGCTCACAGGACGTTTCTCCCACCGGATCTACGTGGCGTACTGTACTGTCTACTGCCTGGGCACCATTCTTTCCATGCAGATCTCCTTTGTGGGTTTCCAG CCCGTCCTCTCATCGGAGCACATGGCAGCCTTTGGGGTCTTTGGTCTCTGCCAGATTCACGCCTTTGTGGATTATCTGCGCAGCAAGTTGAATCCACAGCAATTTGAAGTTCTTTTCCGAAGTGTCATCTCCCTGGTGGGCTTTGTCCTTCTCACCATTGGAGCTCTCCTCATGCTGACAG gaaaaatatctccCTGGACGGGGCGTTTCTACTCCCTGTTGGATCCTTCTTACGCTAAGAACAACATCCCCATCATTGCCTCTGTGTCTGAGCATCAGCCTACGACCTGGTCCTCATACTATTTTGACCTACAGCTTCTTGTCTTCATGTTCCCAG TTGGCCTCTATTACTGCTTTAGCAACCTGTCTGATGCCCGGATTTTCATCATCATGTATGGCGTGACCAGCATGTACTTCTCAGCTGTGATG GTGCGTCTGATGCTGGTGTTGGCACCTGTTATGTGCATTCTTTCTGGCATTGGAGTCTCTCAGGTGCTGTCCACTTACATGAAGAATTTGGACATAAGTCGACCAGACAAGAAGAGCAAGAAACAGCAGGATTCTACTTACCCTATTAAGAATGAA GTGGCAAGTGGCATGATACTGGTCATGGCTTTCTTTCTCATCACCTACACCTTTCATTCGACCTGGGTGACCAGTGAGGCCTACTCTTCTCCCTCCATTGTGCTGTCTGCTCGTGGTGGAGATGGCAGTAGGATCATTTTTGATGATTTTCGAGAAGCGTACTATTGGCTTCGTCACAATACTCCAGAG GATGCGAAGGTCATGTCATGGTGGGATTATGGCTACCAGATCACAGCTATGGCTAATCGGACGATTTTAGTGGATAATAACACATGGAATAATACCCATATATCTCGAGTAGGGCAG GCAATGGCATCCACAGAAGAAAAAGCCTATGAGATCATGAGGGAGCTTGATGTCAGCTACGTGCTGGTCATTTTTGGAGGCCTCACTGGGTATTCttcagatg acatCAACAAATTTCTGTGGATGGTCCGGATTGGAGGCAGCACAGACACCGGGAAACACATCAAGGAGCACGATTATTATACTCCAACTGGGGAGTTCCGTGTGGACCGTGAGGGCTCGCCAGTGCTGCTCAACTGCCTAATGTACAAGATGTGTTACTACCGGTTTGGACAGGTTTACACAGAAGCCA aGCGTCCGCTAGGCTATGACCGTGTCCGGAATGCTGAGATTGGGAATAAAGACTTTGAGCTTGATGTCCTAGAAGAAGCATACACCACAGAACATTGGTTGGTCAGGATATACAAG GTGAAGGACCTGGATAACCGAGGCTTGTCAAGAACATAA